One Tripterygium wilfordii isolate XIE 37 chromosome 10, ASM1340144v1, whole genome shotgun sequence DNA segment encodes these proteins:
- the LOC120007975 gene encoding glucan endo-1,3-beta-glucosidase-like, translating to MTQKLILHYMTQAETTNKTKPTFNQGKYQQFYNGAPVGICYGRVANNLPPPSTVVSILKSNAISNVRIFDIDCNTLQSFAGTGISLTIGIPNDILPALASGTPTTSIEWLQSHIFFHIPANQIRYIAVGNEIFLKDPVYILHLLPAIKNLYQALLILNLANTIKLSSPQAASVIVSSYPPSSATFDPSIKPTLIPLLQFLRESRSNFMINLYPYISYLKESAFIAADYALFGSRTAVQDGALMYNNLFDASVDAFVYALEKEGFPEIPVVVTETGWPTAGGAAASVGNALAYNENVVRRAAGNFGTPKRPAVGVEVYLFDIFDENGKVGEEYEKHFGIFGLDGLKIYDLNFK from the exons ATGACGCAGAAGCTAATTCTACACTATATGACGCAAGCAGAAACAACGAACAAGACTAAACCAACGTTTAATCAAGGAAA GTACCAACAATTTTACA ATGGCGCACCTGTTGGAATATGTTACGGCCGCGTTGCCAACAACCTCCCACCACCATCCACCGTCGTATCCATCCTCAAATCCAATGCCATCTCCAACGTTCGTATATTCGACATTGACTGCAACACATTACAGTCCTTTGCAGGTACAGGAATTAGCCTCACAATCGGCATACCAAACGATATCCTCCCAGCCCTAGCCTCCGGAACCCCCACCACCTCCATTGAATGGCTCCAATCTCATATATTCTTTCACATTCCCGCCAATCAAATCCGCTACATCGCTGTTGGAAACGAAATCTTCCTCAAAGATCCCGTCTACATTCTTCACCTACTTCCCGCCATAAAAAATCTCTACCAAGCTCTGTTAATTCTGAACTTGGCAAACACAATCAAATTATCATCACCACAAGCAGCGTCCGTCATCGTTAGTTCTTATCCTCCATCCTCTGCGACGTTTGATCCTTCAATTAAACCTACTCTGATTCCTCTACTACAGTTTCTACGAGAAAGTAGATCAAATTTCATGATTAATTTGTATCCTTACATCAGCTATTTAAAAGAGTCAGCGTTCATAGCAGCTGATTATGCCTTGTTTGGCAGCAGAACTGCCGTCCAAGACGGTGCGTTGATGTACAATAATCTATTCGATGCGAGTGTCGATGCGTTTGTGTATGCGCTGGAGAAAGAGGGGTTTCCAGAAATCCCGGTTGTAGTAACCGAAACAGGGTGGCCGACGGCTGGTGGTGCGGCGGCGAGTGTGGGTAATGCATTGGCGTATAATGAGAATGTGGTGAGACGCGCGGCGGGGAACTTCGGGACTCCGAAGAGGCCGGCGGTCGGAGTGGAGGTTTacttgtttgatatttttgacgAGAACGGGAAGGTTGGGGAGGAATACGAGAAGCATTTTGGAATATTTGGGCTTGATGGGCTCAAAATTTATGACCTGAATTTCAAGTAA